In a genomic window of Salegentibacter salegens:
- a CDS encoding putative porin, translated as MKNILLVCIVLCSLPGFSQSREVGSQKPDASTKEDTIKPPISAYKIISIANDTTFVDTTLTIEKDYKFNYRRKDNFELLPFSNTGQTYNRLGVDFDAKKLYPEFGAQARHYNFLEVEDIYYYHVPTPVTEAYFKTVPEQGQQLDVLFTINTSERVNFSVEYKGVRALGRYQNALTSTGIFRFGLTYKTLDRKYQLRTHFVSHDLMNQENGGLSDLALQQYIDKEEEFEDRSLLAMNFENAESTLYGKRFYLDHFYHVTRPDTLSSNALKAGHIFNHDYKKFDFLQTNAVNDIFGPSFQRNNLRDRVRLTEFYNEAYVQWSNKTLGEVKAKAAVKNFEYGYKTFYIRESDTINNKLTGSNYSVGGEYRKSIGGFDVEADAMLNLAGDFTGSYFTAHAGYSLDEENRLEFGVNQNSHMPNYNFLLYQSTYINYNWQNEFDNVNTQSIYGKLRSKKLLNVEGRLTQIQNYTYFAEGEDTLVKPFQAGDQVRYLKLKASKDFDFGLFAIDNTLMYQNVLDGASVLNLPEFVTRNSIYYKDEWFDKALYLQTGFTFKYFTNYNMNAYDPVLAEFYVQNSAEFGNYPVVDFFFNAKVDQTRIFLKLENVNSLLDANNNFVAPRYAYRDFLLRFGLVWNFFL; from the coding sequence ATGAAGAATATCCTTTTGGTTTGTATAGTCTTGTGTTCACTCCCTGGTTTTTCCCAATCCAGAGAAGTTGGTAGTCAGAAGCCGGATGCTTCCACTAAAGAAGACACCATTAAACCCCCAATCTCTGCTTACAAAATTATTTCGATAGCTAACGACACCACTTTTGTTGATACCACACTTACCATAGAAAAAGATTATAAATTCAATTACCGCCGAAAAGATAATTTTGAATTATTACCATTTTCCAATACCGGGCAAACCTACAATAGGTTAGGGGTAGATTTTGATGCTAAAAAATTATATCCTGAATTCGGGGCTCAGGCAAGGCATTATAATTTTCTTGAAGTAGAAGATATTTATTATTACCACGTCCCTACGCCGGTAACCGAGGCTTATTTTAAAACCGTACCCGAACAAGGTCAACAGTTAGATGTTTTATTTACTATAAACACTTCAGAAAGAGTAAATTTTTCAGTTGAATATAAAGGCGTGCGCGCATTGGGTAGATATCAAAATGCACTAACAAGTACAGGGATATTCAGGTTCGGTTTAACTTATAAAACACTGGATAGGAAATATCAGTTAAGAACGCATTTTGTCTCCCACGATTTAATGAACCAGGAAAACGGCGGACTTTCAGATTTAGCACTTCAGCAGTATATCGATAAAGAAGAAGAATTCGAAGATCGTTCCTTGCTGGCAATGAATTTTGAAAATGCCGAAAGCACCTTATACGGAAAACGTTTCTATCTAGATCATTTTTATCACGTGACCAGGCCAGATACTCTTTCGTCTAATGCGCTAAAAGCAGGGCACATTTTTAATCACGATTATAAGAAATTCGATTTTCTTCAAACCAATGCTGTAAACGATATTTTTGGCCCTTCTTTCCAGCGAAATAATTTACGAGACCGAGTGCGGCTAACAGAATTTTATAATGAGGCCTATGTGCAATGGTCTAATAAAACCCTGGGGGAAGTGAAAGCTAAAGCGGCAGTTAAGAATTTTGAATACGGGTACAAAACTTTCTATATACGGGAAAGCGATACTATTAATAATAAACTTACAGGATCAAATTATTCTGTGGGTGGGGAGTATAGAAAGAGTATTGGCGGATTTGATGTAGAGGCCGATGCCATGCTCAATCTTGCCGGTGATTTTACCGGTAGTTATTTTACAGCACATGCTGGTTATAGTTTAGATGAAGAGAATAGATTAGAGTTTGGGGTTAACCAAAACAGCCATATGCCTAATTATAATTTTCTGCTTTATCAAAGTACGTATATTAATTACAATTGGCAGAATGAATTTGATAATGTAAATACGCAAAGTATCTACGGAAAATTACGTTCCAAAAAATTGCTGAATGTTGAAGGTAGATTAACTCAAATTCAAAATTACACCTATTTTGCTGAAGGGGAAGATACCCTGGTGAAACCATTTCAGGCAGGAGACCAGGTGCGTTATTTAAAGTTAAAGGCAAGTAAAGATTTTGATTTTGGTCTTTTTGCGATAGATAATACGTTAATGTATCAAAATGTTCTTGATGGTGCCTCGGTTTTAAATCTTCCTGAATTTGTAACCCGGAATTCTATTTATTATAAAGATGAATGGTTTGATAAGGCGCTTTATCTCCAAACGGGATTTACCTTTAAATACTTTACTAATTATAATATGAATGCCTACGATCCGGTGTTAGCCGAATTCTACGTTCAGAATTCAGCTGAATTCGGGAATTATCCGGTAGTAGATTTCTTTTTTAATGCAAAAGTAGATCAAACCCGAATCTTTTTGAAACTTGAAAATGTGAATTCCTTGCTGGATGCAAACAATAACTTTGTAGCCCCGCGCTATGCTTATAGAGACTTTTTACTTCGATTTGGTCTTGTTTGGAACTTTTTTCTTTAA
- a CDS encoding RagB/SusD family nutrient uptake outer membrane protein: MKNIRIYNIMLLMAVVFFTSCEDQLEIRSEDDVSPEVALGNPTTIEGLILGLYSQAQSVDAFNGGPQTSTEFQADNSVFFGSFPTLRAIYDYNTQADNTTVNGYWFQNMDVIEASNFVINNLPSVELDALSESTKNQYLGEARFVRALSMFNMSEYFGQPYQVAQGASLSIPIVLDDFRGDNVEDFQGPRNTLNEVYEQIATDLDFAINNLPESYAANADTRGRATSGAAKALLARLELYRENNTEAAELATEVINSSVYSLAPNYDFYNALTSEDVFTIINTAIDNQATIGYSDLLNPTPEARGDAPFSPNLIAAYLEEEGDLRYSELTQVGADAFGDTTAVFTTKFDDGATLSDNAPIIRITELYLIRAEANFKADASIGATPLSDINMLRSRAGLEPLAAVTIEDIVRERRKELAFEGGHRRSDLLRNGMSLRRPGQPNEDVSNLGDPLTIFPIPTREIDLNPSLEQNDDY, encoded by the coding sequence ATGAAAAATATAAGAATATATAATATAATGCTGCTTATGGCGGTAGTTTTCTTCACCTCATGTGAAGATCAACTAGAAATTAGATCCGAGGATGATGTATCACCGGAGGTGGCTTTAGGTAACCCAACCACTATTGAAGGATTAATTTTAGGACTTTACAGTCAGGCTCAGTCGGTTGATGCTTTTAATGGGGGACCACAGACTTCTACCGAATTTCAGGCTGATAATTCTGTTTTCTTTGGTTCTTTTCCAACCCTGAGAGCAATCTATGATTATAATACTCAAGCGGATAACACTACAGTAAATGGTTATTGGTTCCAGAATATGGATGTGATTGAAGCATCTAATTTTGTAATTAACAATTTGCCTTCAGTAGAATTAGATGCTCTTTCTGAAAGCACTAAAAATCAATATCTGGGTGAAGCTAGGTTTGTTAGAGCTCTGTCTATGTTTAATATGTCAGAATACTTTGGGCAACCTTATCAGGTAGCTCAGGGAGCCAGTTTATCTATTCCAATTGTTTTAGATGATTTCCGGGGAGATAATGTAGAAGATTTTCAAGGGCCACGTAATACCTTAAACGAAGTATACGAGCAAATTGCCACTGATTTAGATTTTGCGATAAACAATTTACCGGAATCTTATGCTGCAAACGCAGATACTCGCGGTAGGGCTACTTCTGGGGCTGCAAAAGCTTTATTAGCTAGACTTGAGTTGTATAGAGAAAATAATACGGAAGCCGCTGAGCTTGCAACCGAAGTAATAAATTCTTCAGTATACTCTTTGGCACCTAATTATGACTTTTATAATGCTTTAACTTCTGAAGATGTTTTTACCATAATTAACACTGCAATTGATAATCAAGCTACTATTGGTTATTCAGATTTATTGAATCCAACACCCGAAGCGCGTGGTGATGCTCCTTTTAGTCCTAATTTGATTGCTGCTTATCTTGAGGAAGAAGGAGATTTACGATATAGTGAATTAACTCAGGTTGGTGCTGATGCTTTTGGTGATACTACTGCGGTATTCACTACTAAATTTGATGATGGGGCCACACTATCTGATAATGCTCCAATTATTCGTATCACAGAGCTTTATTTGATCCGTGCCGAGGCTAACTTCAAGGCAGACGCATCAATTGGTGCAACACCCTTGAGCGATATCAATATGTTGAGAAGCAGGGCTGGATTAGAGCCACTTGCAGCTGTGACTATAGAAGATATTGTTAGAGAAAGAAGAAAAGAGCTAGCATTCGAAGGCGGGCATAGAAGGTCCGATTTGTTAAGAAATGGAATGAGTTTGAGGAGACCAGGTCAACCTAACGAAGATGTGTCTAATTTAGGTGATCCACTTACTATTTTTCCAATACCGACTAGAGAAATTGATTTGAATCCTTCATTGGAACAAAATGATGATTATTAA